One Spirochaetota bacterium DNA window includes the following coding sequences:
- a CDS encoding energy-coupling factor ABC transporter ATP-binding protein, whose product MQEPLIKFNYIKIKYPGSNKIYTYNGKFELFSNDFVLFFGESGTGKSTIFKVLNFLIPEYEYAYLETDLEIKNIKIDFNNKNNEQNYNNINNVKKYYSPVYLFQNPYSQIVTPYVKNELVFPMENKNFDISIIKESFNNIAKEFNLFNYLDRKTYELSGGEIQKIQLASILATNPDIIFLDEPTSFLDIKYKNHIYKILKNLKNKKTIILIEHDFFNIIDHFNKFLILEKSSENKDEILFSLIQVENKNDFLNYLNNLKSRKIFFIEEISSRFKSVLNINNFLMSSKLEFEKKKLDSNIKIENLYFTYNRKKIKKYDLKNENFLLKNINLEIKKETIIILGNNGSGKTTLLKLITGILTPTYGKITKNNKSISIIFQNPETHFLFPHIKSEIESYINNINAFRKNIFNYFINNKKIKNLKELKNSILKEFTDIINFSNYLNKSPFELSEGEKRRFTLFLTTFNLINNCDLFLFDEPTFGQDIFSREIIINFIKFLKEFEKSIIIVTHDLPLAESIGDKIFCITEGTLVELKKDRINKAEELLLIEK is encoded by the coding sequence ATGCAAGAACCATTAATAAAATTTAACTATATAAAAATAAAATATCCTGGTTCAAATAAAATTTATACATATAATGGAAAGTTTGAATTGTTTTCAAACGACTTTGTTCTTTTTTTTGGGGAATCTGGAACTGGAAAATCAACTATCTTCAAAGTTTTAAATTTTCTAATTCCAGAGTATGAATACGCCTATCTAGAAACAGACTTAGAAATAAAAAATATAAAAATTGACTTTAATAATAAAAATAATGAGCAAAATTATAATAATATAAATAATGTTAAAAAATATTATAGTCCAGTTTATCTTTTTCAAAATCCTTATTCACAGATTGTTACTCCTTATGTTAAAAATGAATTAGTTTTCCCAATGGAAAATAAAAATTTTGATATTAGTATTATTAAAGAATCTTTTAATAATATAGCTAAAGAGTTTAATTTATTTAATTATTTAGATAGAAAAACATATGAATTATCCGGTGGAGAAATTCAAAAAATTCAATTAGCATCAATTTTAGCTACAAATCCTGATATTATATTTCTTGATGAACCAACTTCATTTCTTGATATAAAATATAAAAATCATATTTATAAAATTCTAAAAAATTTAAAAAATAAAAAAACTATAATTTTAATTGAGCATGATTTTTTCAATATAATAGATCATTTCAATAAATTTTTAATATTGGAAAAATCTTCAGAAAATAAAGATGAAATTTTATTTTCTTTAATCCAAGTTGAAAATAAAAATGATTTTTTAAACTACTTAAATAATTTAAAAAGCAGGAAAATATTTTTTATCGAAGAAATTTCTTCAAGATTTAAATCAGTTTTAAATATAAATAATTTTTTAATGTCTTCAAAATTAGAATTTGAAAAGAAAAAACTTGATTCAAATATAAAGATTGAAAATTTATATTTTACTTATAATAGAAAAAAAATCAAAAAGTATGATTTAAAAAATGAAAACTTTCTTCTAAAAAATATTAATTTAGAAATTAAAAAAGAAACAATAATAATTTTAGGAAACAATGGTAGCGGTAAAACAACATTATTAAAATTAATTACAGGAATCCTAACTCCTACTTATGGGAAAATAACAAAAAATAATAAATCTATCTCTATAATTTTTCAAAACCCAGAAACACATTTTCTATTTCCACATATAAAAAGTGAAATTGAATCTTATATTAATAATATTAATGCATTTAGAAAAAATATTTTTAATTATTTTATTAATAATAAAAAAATTAAAAATTTAAAAGAATTAAAAAATTCAATTTTAAAAGAATTTACCGATATAATTAATTTTTCTAATTATTTAAACAAATCACCTTTTGAACTTTCTGAAGGTGAAAAGAGAAGATTTACATTATTTCTTACAACTTTTAATTTGATAAATAATTGTGATCTCTTTTTATTTGATGAACCTACTTTTGGACAGGATATTTTTAGTAGAGAAATAATTATAAATTTTATAAAATTTTTAAAAGAATTTGAAAAATCAATTATTATTGTAACACATGACTTACCGCTTGCTGAATCTATTGGAGACAAAATTTTCTGTATAACAGAAGGAACTCTTGTTGAATTAAAAAAAGATAGAATAAACAAGGCTGAAGAATTACTATTAATAGAAAAATAA
- the lpxA gene encoding acyl-ACP--UDP-N-acetylglucosamine O-acyltransferase has product MNKISPSAKIDSSTKIGINNVIEDNVIIRENCIIGNNNYFQAGAVIGPNVIIGNGNFFGHFCYIGGDPQDVAYQGLISYVKIGDNNKIREFVTIHRGTKENSETIVGNNNFMMAYSHMGHNAKIGNNCVIVNNAQMAGYSELGNFVVMSAFCAIHQFCKVGDYVMIGGDSKINKDVPPFTMVFGVPAKVIGLNIVGLRRNNFSQERRNLIKEIYKIFYHSNYIFSEAIKVIETKYGNEPEAQNLINFYKNSKRGIVSFIRGKASKGEESFEG; this is encoded by the coding sequence ATGAACAAAATTTCTCCTTCTGCAAAAATTGATAGTTCTACAAAAATTGGAATTAATAATGTTATAGAAGATAATGTTATTATTAGAGAAAATTGCATAATTGGAAATAACAATTATTTTCAAGCAGGAGCAGTTATTGGGCCAAATGTTATTATTGGAAATGGTAATTTTTTTGGACATTTCTGTTATATTGGAGGAGATCCTCAAGATGTTGCTTATCAAGGTTTGATTTCATATGTCAAAATTGGCGACAACAATAAGATAAGAGAGTTTGTTACAATTCATAGAGGAACAAAAGAAAATAGCGAAACAATTGTTGGAAATAATAATTTTATGATGGCTTATTCACATATGGGGCATAATGCAAAAATAGGTAATAATTGTGTTATTGTTAATAATGCTCAAATGGCAGGATATAGTGAACTTGGTAATTTTGTTGTTATGTCTGCTTTTTGTGCTATTCACCAATTTTGTAAAGTTGGTGATTATGTTATGATAGGGGGGGATAGCAAAATAAATAAAGATGTGCCACCATTTACTATGGTTTTTGGAGTTCCAGCAAAAGTTATTGGATTAAATATAGTGGGTTTAAGGAGAAATAATTTCTCACAAGAAAGGAGAAACCTAATAAAAGAGATTTATAAAATTTTTTATCATTCAAATTATATTTTTTCTGAGGCCATAAAAGTTATAGAAACTAAATATGGAAATGAACCTGAGGCTCAAAATTTGATAAATTTTTATAAAAATTCAAAAAGAGGAATTGTTTCATTTATTAGAGGAAAAGCTTCTAAAGGGGAAGAAAGTTTTGAAGGGTAG
- a CDS encoding RuvX/YqgF family protein has translation MKGRILAIDWGEKKLGLCISDPFNKYGILLEPIENIKYNVFDYIYNLINEKCVKVIVFGLPDYLDGRSSSVSKKVKDFIFELDDFLFKKGIRELKIDTINEYFSTQDAYNFIEDKYSKFKSNKSSKKKSEEFKKYKDSLAAKIILEEYLIKTKYNT, from the coding sequence TTGAAGGGTAGAATATTAGCTATAGATTGGGGTGAAAAAAAATTGGGACTTTGTATAAGTGATCCATTTAATAAATATGGTATACTTTTAGAACCTATTGAAAATATAAAATATAATGTTTTTGACTATATATACAATTTGATTAATGAAAAATGTGTTAAGGTTATTGTTTTTGGATTACCTGATTATTTAGATGGTAGATCTTCTTCAGTATCGAAAAAAGTAAAAGATTTTATTTTTGAATTAGATGATTTTCTTTTTAAAAAAGGTATAAGAGAATTAAAAATAGATACTATAAATGAATATTTTTCCACACAAGATGCATATAATTTTATAGAGGATAAGTACTCAAAGTTTAAAAGCAATAAAAGTTCAAAAAAGAAATCTGAAGAGTTTAAAAAATATAAAGATTCACTAGCAGCAAAAATAATATTGGAAGAATACCTTATAAAAACCAAATATAATACTTAA
- a CDS encoding energy-coupling factor transporter transmembrane protein EcfT, with protein MQKKGNSFIILTTLSSFLIPMFFNEKIYINFLFLFCATIIMLYFGLKISNFIKISLFLFPITSTIILMNIIYPNIEALNNTEKIKFLNFYFYKEALYNGIVIFIKLFGIGAISISSILIIDIYELFYILMQNFGLSKKIAYPFFISLNSISHVKDEYERIILLRKLRKIRKFNIFTLFLPILVFAIRFSERSSMALVAKGFNENVNNFYFPTFFDKRLFKRTITFSLLIFLIFIILTIFFNY; from the coding sequence ATGCAAAAAAAAGGGAACTCATTTATAATTTTAACAACATTATCTTCTTTTCTTATTCCTATGTTTTTTAATGAAAAAATATATATAAATTTTTTGTTTCTCTTTTGTGCAACTATTATAATGCTTTATTTTGGTTTAAAAATCTCAAATTTTATAAAAATATCTCTTTTTCTTTTCCCAATAACCTCTACAATAATTTTAATGAATATTATTTACCCAAATATTGAAGCTTTAAATAATACTGAAAAAATTAAATTTTTAAATTTTTATTTCTATAAAGAGGCTTTATATAATGGAATTGTTATTTTTATAAAACTTTTTGGTATAGGAGCAATTTCTATTTCTTCTATTTTAATAATAGACATTTATGAACTTTTTTATATTTTAATGCAGAATTTTGGTTTATCAAAAAAAATAGCTTATCCCTTTTTTATTTCATTAAACTCCATTTCTCATGTAAAAGATGAATATGAAAGGATTATTTTGTTAAGAAAACTAAGAAAAATAAGAAAATTTAACATTTTTACACTTTTTTTACCCATTCTTGTCTTCGCAATAAGATTTTCAGAAAGAAGCAGTATGGCATTAGTTGCAAAGGGATTTAATGAGAATGTTAATAATTTTTATTTCCCAACATTTTTCGATAAAAGATTATTTAAAAGGACTATTACATTTAGTTTATTAATCTTCCTTATTTTTATTATTCTTACAATTTTTTTTAACTATTAA